CTTTGCCAAACTTTATTTCTGCTCAGCTGCCCTTTAACTGCTCTAGTCCATCTCATTTCCTTGGTGGTGTCTGGTGTTTTATGGGATAGAGTTGTTCTAGGCTGTCCCCCCACCCATCCCTTTCTTAACCCCTCTTCAATCCCCTTTACTAAAAACCAGAGTTTTAGTAGATCTGTGGCTTGGTGTCTTCTACCCGAGCCACCTCCCTCCGGGTTCCTTCAAGGGAAAGTGAATACGAAACCCGAGGGGGTAGAGAGTGGGAACATGTGTTCAGTCATGTAGCACAAAGTGGAATCTCAGGGAAAGGGGTTTGCCCTGGTCTTCCCTCCCTTACCTGGGGCAACGGGAAGTGGCAGGAGGTGACCTGGAAGTGAGAATTCACCACTGTCATGAAGTGACGTTTGGGAGTGATGTGGAGATTGATCTTTCCTTACCCCTTTCCCAAACAGCCGCCACCAACGGCCCTCCAGTGCTggtgaagaaggagaaggaaatggtGGGGGCATTGGTATCAGACGGGCTGGATCGGAAGGAGCCCCGAGCCGGGGAGGTGATCTGTATAGACGACTGACTGGATCCCAGGCCTGCCCTTCACCCAGGCCCCGTCCCCGAGGCCGACCCCCAGCTCAAGCGCTGGGGCCTGCTGCCAGCCCTCCACCTTCCCCACCCCTTGGGCCATCACTGGGCTAGGAACCCCTTTGCCCCTCTCTGCAGCTCCTCTCTTCAAGAAGGGCCCTTTGTCTTCACTCCCACACACCTTTCCCACCAAGCCTTGAAGATTGTGCTGGTGAGAAGAAGTCTGGGTGGGAGACGGCTGGCAGGGTCTTCCAAGTACCTTCCTCCCACACTGCCAAGTATACACAACTTCCCAGTAAATGGTTGTGGGGAGGAAAGAGGTGGAGCCTCCCCAGCCGTTTACCTGCAGAATCAGCTCCATCTCATGCGGAAGTGGAGAATCAGCCTGGCCTTTAGGAACTTTTATGGGGAAGAGAGCTTTGAAGAGAGGAGGGGGACTTTAGAGAGGGATGAAAATGAGccctgggagggaggaagggacgaGGAGGGGTGGCTGCATGTTACCGTCCCCTACCTCTCCCCATGTGAAGGGTGGAGCAGTTATGAGGGAGGAAGTCAATTGCTGTTCAGCCTCAGAATAAAGGTGCCGTTCACTGGCTCAGTTACCTCCTGTGTACCGGCATCTTGTGTTGGGAATGTTCCCCCCTCCCTAGGGACCAAGGACCACCCCTACAAAAAGAATAATGGTTGGGTGATACTCCCTCAAGCCAAAGAGGAGCTCCCCAACCTGTTCTAGGGACCCAGGTAACCTAGAAGGGTGGGAGAGAATACaatgggccagatgtggtggaagCCCAGCTCTGGGGCTCAGGTTCCTGGAAGACTTCTACTACCCTCCCTCCTCAAGGCCTGGATACAGACTAAATTTGTGTAAGTCAGGCAGGGGACCTAGTCAGGGTCTTGGGAGCTACCTTGTCGTTGGGACCAGAGCAAAATAGTGGAGGGCAGGCTAGGGAAATGTGGGCACATCCCCCCTCCCAGGAGGGGCCTGGGAGAGTGGCAGTTTGCATGGCGAACCCCCCACTTCCTCTTTGCTGCCCCTTCACTTTCTTGCTGCCCCTTTCCCAGTCTCTCTTCACACCCACTCCTGGTCTGTCCTGATCCCCTCTTCTGTATCAGGTTTATTGGTTgtacatataaattatactttcCTTTCTGTGTGCTGTTATTTTTTATGGGGGGGGGAGTTTTTGGGGGGAGGGATAAGGTTGTTGCtttctaccttttctttttaaaaaaatcttacaactttttccttttcctcatttttatctCTTGGATTATTCACTAAAACTGAGGTTCTTCCAGCCCCAGCTATGTCATGGCCTCTGTAGAGAAGGAGGGTGAGCAGCAGATACCTACGTAGCCTCAGGTTGACTTCAGAGAGAGTGGGACTTACTGGACAGAAATGTAGTGGGAGGAGCGCCTAGCAAGATTCAAAACTGCCTTCCAGCCATCCTTTTGATCATCCTTTCCACCTTCAAGTTGCTTAGTTCCCCTAAGAGTCAGTAGAGGTCACTACAGCTCCACAGGTTCAGCTCCAGTATGAAGCAaaggcacacttttttttttttttttaaggcgttGAGGGTCAGATCTGTCTAGCTTACCAAAGATTTGAACTGCTAGGCACTTCCTTGATGTTTATTGTTCACTAAACAGAGCCTCTCAGAGATTGAGAGAGGCCAGACACTTAGgctattatattaaaaaataagagataaagccaacaaatatttattgagtacatactATACAGTAACACTGCTGTTGGCCCTGGAGATAAAACAGTCACAGGTCAGCCCTTGCTCCCATGGGGCTTACACTCCAGTGGGGACACCCACAaagcatgaaaataaaagcagtaaaaataaaacagggcaTTATGTTACAGAGGGGTGGAGGAAAAGGCTCTACTACGTTGAAGGCAGAAAAAGGCCTCCCAAAAGAGGGAGCATTTAAGCTGAGATGTAAGGACGGGAAAATGCCAAAATAGGGTTACAAAAATTGAGGTTTATACCCCCATAAGTGTATAATTATGATTTGTCaatcaaaaatatttgtattttaaaaagattggAGGCCTCTAAAAGATTGAGGTTAATAATAAGTTCACATTTTTAACTAAGAGAAAAATGTTACATAATAGGTTAGGATTTCTTTAGCAATAGAATGTTACTTTAGAACTtcggggccaggcgtggtggctcacgcctgtaatcccagcactttgggaggccaaggcaggcggatcatgaggtcaggagatcgagaccatcctggctaacacggtgaaaccccatctctactaaaaatacaaaaaaattagccaggcgtggtggcgggtgcctgtggtcccagctacttgggaggctgaggcaggagaatggcgtgaacccaggaggcagagcttgcagtgagccgagatcacaccactgcactccagtctgggcaacagagcaagactccatctcaaaaaaaaaaaaaaaaagaactttggatAAAATAATCGATCAGTCATACCTATTATGCTTTAAATATTCTACCTACAGATGGTGATATCCTAAAGAGTGTAGGATCTAGACCAATGGTACTTAAAttttcacatgcacacacatcaccTGGGATTGTTAAAATGCCAGAGtctggcccggcgcggtggctcactcctataatcccagcactttgcgaggccaaggtgggcgcatcacctgaggtcaggagttttgagaccagcctgacaaacatggcgaaaccccatctctactaaaaaaacaaaaatcagccagatgtggtggcaggcgcctgtaatcccagctactccagaggatgaggcaggagaatcgcttgaacctgggaggcggaggctgcagtgagccgagatcacgccactgcactccagcctgggcgacacagtgagactctggctcaaaacaaaaacaaaaaaacaaaaaaccctgccaGAGTCTGATTCAGGAAGTCTGGAGTGGGATCCTGGAGTGAGACTGTGCACTTCCGTTAACAGTACACCAACACTGCTGGTCCTTGACTATGACTATATGGTCATAAGATACTTACAGGATTCTAAAATAGAATACATGGCATATATACAACAGGTGATGTCCCATTATGGGGCACAAATTTTAAAGACACTTAAAATTGTATAAGTATCTTTTCAGTAGCGCTAGTGTGTTCCCGTGACTGTAAAGATAACACAGATAATAGCAAAAGTTTGAAATATGATGCCTTTCAAATGGCTCTCCCTTCCTACTTTGATAGGCTCTAATTAGGTGCCTCACATAAATGCCCTTTGGAATTTCTGATACCTGCCCTAGCAGGTTGAAGGGAGATTCTGAAATGAAGCAAGGCTCCTAATCATAGTCACAGGCAGGGAGCCATCTCAATTTCTGGAACACAGAACTGGGAGTGGGGAGACAGCAGGCATACCAGCACCCTTACATGCCAGAGAAGTGAGATTAACATGACGCGAAAATTAGCCTCTTCTCTCCcgttccatcttaaaaaaaaaaaaaaattcaaaccattGACAAAGAATTGCTAAAATGGGACCTGTTGCTCCCACACACCAGAGCCACCCTGGACAAAAGCCAAAGTCCCAGCTAAGAAAACAGTCTGTCTTCTTCCCACGGTAACGTAGGCTTTGTTTATATCATCCCTTGGCCACTCCATCCTGAAAATGTAAGACTGGCACAGTCAGTAGATGGGGGCGAGTTCGTCTAGGAGCCTCCCCAACTCAGCATCAACACCTCCCAGGGCGTTCCCTCCTGCCTTCGGCTCATCTCTCTCATCACATGCCAATCCTGGGATCTGAGAGAGTAGTCTTGACATCAGCCCCCGCGAGGCTGCAGCTCCCACCTTCCTTCGGCTGTAGCTTCCGAGTTCCTCGGTTACAACGTGCAACGGGTCAGGTGGCCAATGTCCTTGATCTCCGGACAGTAGAGCACTGGGGGAAAGAAGAAGGGTTAGTGGCAGCAGGAGCAAGCCAACGAACCTCGGTATTCCTCGGCGCTCTCTCCCCTGCATCCTCCCCGGGAAGCCCCTCACCGTTGCTAGGCAGCGGACGCCGCCAGCGCCGCACAGGCGCCAGGACGCTGTCACAGAGCCGCCGGAGCGCGCGCCACCCAGCACTCCTAGGCCCCGCCCCCTTCTcgctctccccttcctcctccgcCTCTCCGTCAGCGTCGCTGCTTTCCTTGGCAGGGTTCCCAGCCTCATCTCGTTCGCACTTGGCCCGCGCTTTTTCCTCCAATCGCGACCACAAGTCCGAGTCAAGAGCCATCTCCGTGAGGCCGCCGCGAGGGAGCTGCGAGGGCGCGCGGCAGAAGGGGCACGTGACCACGCGGCGCAGGCGCACCACGCGCGCGGCCGCCCCGCCGCCGTCCCCGCGCGCCGCCAGCTCGCGGAGGCAGGCGGTGCAGATCGTGTGGCCGCAGCGGGCGCGCGCCGTTCCGGGCAGGCGGCGGGGCGCGCGGCACCCGAGGTTGAAAGGACGGTAGCAGATGTTGCAGTCCAGCTCGCCACGCTCCGGAAGAGAGGGTACCCTCACCAAGAGCTGCATCGTGCCCGCCGCGGACTCGAGGACGTCGCTAACGCGGCCAGCTCCGTGAACAGAACGAGCAGACTCTCCTGGGGCCGGGTCGGGTCCTGGGGCCGGCGCCGCGgcctctttcccctttaaataggGGAATAAGTGAGGCCCCACCCTTCGAAGCGTCACGCCTTGATCGGGCCGCTCCCTGTGGCGGCACGTGTGGGGGCGGTGGAGGCTTGAGGCCGGGAATGACAGCGATGATGGAGTCGGGGAGGCGGCCCAGGCCATGCCAGGACCGGAGCCCTGGGGGCCAAAGCACCCATTCCTCCCTACTCCCGGGGGAGCGGGGTGgggctttccttcttccctcaacGCAATGCCAGCGCTCCTTAATTCTACCATGTGCAAAGCCCCGGGTCTCTCTCTGCGCCTGAGCCCTCAGTCACTGGCACAAGTCTCTAAAGCCCCCTCCGCCTATTCAGTTGCTCGCAGTTAGTTTCACAATCCCACCCAAACAGTTTCCAAACACTGCCCATTCTGCCCAGCCTTTAGTGGTCCCTGGGCCTTTGAATCGATTTTGCCCTCAATTCTCATTATAGATGACCTCTCTGTGTTGTTTGTAAGGCTGGCTTCCTAAACTTCATTCTCCCCAAACTGCTTAACTCTCAGCTGGTATCTCAGCCTAAGGAGGGACCTAGATTTCAGGACCATGGCTTTAGGAATGCTGGGAATCCTTTCCTTCCGGAGGCCTGGACACCCACACATCGTGATGGCCCCAGCAAAGCTCCCCAGCATAAGTTCTGACTCAGGGGTCTGACTTCTCCCACTGGTAAACAGGACATGGTACTCACAACCCACATTCCCCTCATGGTgccacacccacacacagctgcctcctcaccctcctctcctGGACCTGCAGCCCAGGTTCTGTTATGGAGGGTGATAACACAGTCTAGAGCCAGCTGGCTTGAGTTCAGATCCTAGCTTCCACCTCTTACTAGTTGTGacactttgagcaagttacttaatttctctgggccttggtttcctagttttaaaaatatggataatAATAATGAGGACTGAACGAACTTATATGTGTAAGGTGCTTCAAATGGTGTCCAGTACACAGTAAAACACCAGGTAAGTACTCTATTAGCTACTATTGTTATCCTGTGCCCCCAGCATATACTGAATTCACATTAACTTCTGAGTacccaacattttctttttttttctttttttttttttttttttttgagacggagtcttgctgtgttgcccaggctggagtgcagtggcaccatctcggctcattgcaagctccgcctcccgggttcatgccattctcctgcctcagcctcccgagtagctgagactacaggcgcccaccaccacgcccagctaattttttgtatttttagtagagacggggtttcaatgtgttagccaggatggtctccatctcctgacctggtgatccacccgcctcggcctctcaaagtgctgggattacaggcgtgagccaccgcgcccggccagtaccCAACATTTTCAACACCCATCCATCTTGACCAATATGTGCATGATGAGCTTCTCCACACCCATGGCATTTACCAGCTATCACAGGCAATGCAAAGCTGGTTTTTTAACCTAAATTGTTAAAACCTAGAGGGTAATCTCTTTTGAGGAGGTATACCATCATTTTTAAGCAAACATTTCAGAACTTTTGAATGGTATTGTCTGTGATCATGGGAGAAGCTGTCTACTTATTACAGTGATGCTGTCACAATTCAAAACTTTTTGGTCTTAAAAAAGGACtggtagggccaggcatggtggctcttgcctgtaatcccagcattttgggaggccgaggtgggtggatcacttgaggtcaggagttcaagaccagcctggccaaatggtgaaaccccatctctactaaaaatacaaaaattagccgggggtggtggctcacacctgtagtcccagctatttgggaggctgaggcacgagaattgcttgaacctgggaggtggaggttgcagtgagccgagatcacgccactgcactccagactgagcaacagaatgagactcggtctcaaaaaaaaaaaaaagggggggggggtaCTGGTAGGTATCTGTTGTTAATAAATACATGatgggccgagtgtggtggcttatgcctgtaatcccagcactctgggaggccgagacgggcaggtTGCCTAAGCttaggagttcacgaccagcctgggcaacacagggaaaccctgtctctactaaaatacaaaaaattagctgggcgtggcggcgtgcacctgtagccccagctactcaggaggctgaggtgggagaattccttgaacccaggagacagagattgcagtgagctgagatcgtgccaatgtactccagcctgggcaacagggtgagactctatctcaaaaaaaaaaaaaaaaaaaaacttttaatgtgGTGGTAGATTAATGGTGGCCCCAAATtcctttgcaatgtgactttgctGCATCTCACATCAAGAATTGGGGTCTCTTTCTctatcccttgaatctgggctggtctTGTAACTAGTTTTGACCAATAGATGTGGCAGAAGTGATGTGTGAGTTCTGGAACCTAGTCCTTCAGAGGCCTTGTAGCTTCTGCCTTTGTCCCCTTGGAACACTCCCTGAGACCACCATGTGAGGATGAGGCCACACGGAGGAGCGCCAGCCAACAACCAGACATGCTGGTGAGGCCATTTTGCATTTTCCTGCTCGGCTCACCTGCCATTTGAGTGCAGCCACGTG
The sequence above is a segment of the Gorilla gorilla gorilla isolate KB3781 chromosome 19, NHGRI_mGorGor1-v2.1_pri, whole genome shotgun sequence genome. Coding sequences within it:
- the RNF227 gene encoding RING finger protein 227, producing MVELRSAGIALREEGKPHPAPPGVGRNGCFGPQGSGPGMAWAASPTPSSLSFPASSLHRPHTCRHRERPDQGVTLRRVGPHLFPYLKGKEAAAPAPGPDPAPGESARSVHGAGRVSDVLESAAGTMQLLVRVPSLPERGELDCNICYRPFNLGCRAPRRLPGTARARCGHTICTACLRELAARGDGGGAAARVVRLRRVVTCPFCRAPSQLPRGGLTEMALDSDLWSRLEEKARAKCERDEAGNPAKESSDADGEAEEEGESEKGAGPRSAGWRALRRLCDSVLAPVRRWRRPLPSNVLYCPEIKDIGHLTRCTL